The following proteins are encoded in a genomic region of Bacteroidia bacterium:
- a CDS encoding pyruvate dehydrogenase complex E1 component subunit beta, producing the protein MAREIQFREALREAMSEEMRRDPAVFLMGEEVAEYNGAYKVSEGMLAEFGHERVIDTPIAELGFAGIGVGAAMAGLRPIIEFMTFNFSLVAIDQVINSAAKILSMSGGQYNIPIVFRGASGSAGQLAAQHSQCFENWYANCPGLKVLSPSTPADAKGLLKTAIRDSDPVIFMESEVMYGLKGDVPESDEFLIPIASADIKHAGDDVTIVSFGKMVHVALDACHELSKEGISAEMIDLRSLRPIDYQTVIQSVKKTNRLVIVEESWPLASISSEITFMVQKYAFDYLDAPVLRVTGRDVPLPYAPTLIQAYLPNTHRTIEAVKHVMYR; encoded by the coding sequence ATGGCAAGAGAGATTCAATTTCGGGAGGCACTTCGGGAAGCAATGAGCGAAGAGATGCGCAGAGACCCTGCTGTTTTTTTAATGGGCGAAGAAGTTGCAGAATATAATGGAGCTTACAAAGTCAGTGAAGGAATGTTGGCAGAATTTGGCCACGAACGTGTGATAGACACACCGATTGCTGAATTGGGTTTTGCCGGAATAGGCGTGGGTGCTGCAATGGCAGGACTACGGCCTATTATCGAATTTATGACGTTTAATTTTTCCTTAGTAGCTATTGATCAGGTCATTAACTCGGCAGCTAAAATTCTGTCTATGAGTGGCGGACAATACAACATCCCGATTGTATTTCGGGGAGCAAGCGGGTCTGCCGGCCAATTAGCCGCACAGCACTCACAGTGCTTTGAAAATTGGTATGCAAACTGCCCCGGCCTTAAAGTCCTCAGCCCTTCAACACCCGCAGATGCTAAAGGATTACTCAAAACAGCTATCAGAGACTCTGACCCAGTTATATTCATGGAATCCGAAGTTATGTATGGCTTAAAAGGAGATGTCCCTGAAAGCGATGAATTTCTAATCCCAATAGCTTCAGCAGATATTAAGCACGCCGGCGATGACGTTACCATCGTTTCCTTCGGGAAAATGGTGCACGTAGCATTAGATGCTTGCCACGAACTATCCAAAGAAGGAATTTCTGCCGAAATGATAGACCTAAGAAGCCTAAGACCTATTGATTACCAAACAGTTATCCAGTCAGTAAAAAAAACAAACCGCTTAGTAATTGTAGAGGAGTCTTGGCCATTAGCCAGCATTTCTTCAGAAATAACATTTATGGTTCAGAAATACGCCTTTGACTACTTGGATGCTCCCGTTTTACGAGTTACCGGCAGAGACGTTCCGCTACCCTATGCTCCAACACTCATCCAAGCCTACCTCCCCAATACCCACCGCACCATCGAGGCCGTAAAACACGTTATGTACCGCTAA
- a CDS encoding DUF1616 domain-containing protein has product MKVLKIIQTGLLTLLGTVSVFMTVSIIFDLFGIREKEGNYVSFVVYANLVCGILYLFAAYSSWKIPKWSNYSLSFALTILIVAFVGLLLHINSGGIYETRTVKAMIFRTVFTIVMLSIGIFMSKKIPLS; this is encoded by the coding sequence ATGAAGGTTTTAAAGATTATACAAACAGGACTACTAACACTTTTGGGAACAGTTTCGGTATTTATGACTGTTTCTATCATCTTTGATTTATTTGGCATTCGAGAAAAGGAAGGAAATTACGTTTCATTTGTTGTATATGCTAACTTAGTTTGTGGAATCTTGTATTTATTTGCTGCATACAGTAGCTGGAAAATCCCTAAATGGAGTAATTATAGCCTGAGTTTCGCCTTAACTATTCTAATAGTTGCCTTTGTAGGCTTGCTACTGCATATCAATAGTGGCGGCATCTATGAAACACGAACCGTTAAAGCTATGATTTTTAGAACAGTATTTACTATTGTGATGCTTTCCATCGGAATTTTTATGTCTAAAAAAATCCCATTAAGCTAA